One region of Flavobacterium sp. GSB-24 genomic DNA includes:
- a CDS encoding type II toxin-antitoxin system ParD family antitoxin, with product MPKNTSILLGDYFNNFISSQIKTGRFSSASEVVRAALRMFEEEETKKTELIKELEKGEKSGFVKDFDRVSFLNNLDKKYSDNEL from the coding sequence ATGCCAAAGAATACATCAATATTATTAGGGGATTATTTTAATAACTTTATAAGTTCACAAATTAAAACTGGACGATTCTCATCTGCCAGCGAAGTTGTACGTGCAGCATTAAGAATGTTTGAAGAAGAAGAAACAAAAAAAACTGAATTAATTAAGGAATTAGAAAAAGGAGAGAAATCTGGTTTTGTAAAAGATTTCGATCGTGTTTCTTTTTTAAACAATCTCGATAAAAAATATTCAGATAATGAATTATAA
- a CDS encoding type II toxin-antitoxin system RelE/ParE family toxin, with protein MNYKISTEASYDLEKIWLYTFENWSRKQAHRYIDLIIDEIEYLCLNPKSGNDVNHIRKGYFRSKVKSHLIFYKINIKENQLEIIRILHQMMDIERHLSK; from the coding sequence ATGAATTATAAGATTAGTACCGAAGCATCTTATGATTTAGAAAAAATCTGGTTATATACTTTTGAAAATTGGTCACGTAAACAAGCTCATAGATATATAGATTTAATTATTGATGAAATTGAATATTTATGTTTAAATCCTAAATCTGGAAATGATGTAAATCATATTAGAAAAGGTTATTTTAGAAGTAAAGTAAAATCACATTTAATATTCTATAAGATCAACATAAAAGAAAACCAATTAGAAATCATTCGAATTTTACATCAAATGATGGATATCGAGAGACATTTAAGTAAATAA
- a CDS encoding dihydrofolate reductase family protein, giving the protein MRKIIVISMITIDGVMQAPGAPEEDTSGGFEYGGWVAPFGDEEYGKVMQAQMAPADILLGRKTFDIFEDYWPKHVEGWPGINEVTKYVLSSTRKNSNWENSEFLSTIDDIKKLKNSEGDDIKVWGSATLVQLLLQHDLVDELALKIHPIILGKGKKLFNESSTPAGFKLVESTVTPSGVIAVSYKRAAEVKTGTIGE; this is encoded by the coding sequence ATGAGAAAAATAATCGTCATATCAATGATTACAATCGATGGCGTAATGCAGGCACCGGGCGCACCTGAAGAAGACACATCAGGAGGTTTTGAATACGGAGGCTGGGTTGCTCCATTTGGTGATGAAGAATATGGAAAAGTTATGCAGGCACAAATGGCTCCAGCGGATATTCTGTTAGGCAGAAAAACATTTGATATTTTCGAAGATTATTGGCCAAAACACGTAGAAGGCTGGCCGGGAATTAACGAAGTTACCAAATACGTTTTATCTTCTACCAGAAAAAACTCTAATTGGGAAAACTCAGAATTCCTTTCAACTATTGATGACATTAAGAAACTTAAAAATAGTGAAGGTGATGATATTAAAGTTTGGGGAAGCGCAACACTAGTACAGCTTTTGCTTCAACATGATTTAGTTGATGAATTGGCTCTAAAAATTCATCCCATAATTTTAGGCAAAGGAAAAAAATTATTTAATGAAAGTTCAACTCCGGCAGGATTTAAATTAGTTGAAAGTACAGTTACGCCAAGTGGGGTAATTGCTGTAAGCTATAAGCGAGCTGCCGAAGTTAAAACAGGAACTATTGGAGAATAA